In Lytechinus variegatus isolate NC3 chromosome 12, Lvar_3.0, whole genome shotgun sequence, a single window of DNA contains:
- the LOC121424648 gene encoding uncharacterized protein LOC121424648, whose amino-acid sequence MSLRSLVGVPVGYLTVVGVVCCMGILQTRAASIVEKLHNSRTRTKRQSLSNDRCKLDKGIHRQLTEIETDIQMIFIRYVFDSPGAELLESSSCFPPLHSSGHNGQWIAARVEQIRQFMPWYREIERQANQPQTVLHSGFYPAFLGLVNLINSTVDRLEQRVETLKNRSVCACPESVLDATEVLTTSCHVIPPPDVIAPESLRAQISSVIRLLLQIISDLHLRRVRETICRNVPL is encoded by the exons ATGTCCTTGAGGTCCTTGGTCGGGGTCCCTGTCGGCTACCTCACCGTCGTCGGTGTCGTATGCTGCATGGGTATTCTACAGACACGCGCAGCCTCTATCGTCGAGAAATTACATAACAGCAGAACGAGAACGAAACGGCAGTCTCTCTCAAACGACAGATGCAAACTGGACAAGGGCATACACAGACAATTAACAGAGATTGAAACAGATATTCAGATGATCTTCATTCGCTAC GTATTTGACTCTCCGGGGGCAGAATTATTGGAAAGCTCTTCGTGTTTTCCTCCATTACAT TCCTCGGGACACAACGGACAGTGGATTGCTGCTCGAGTAGAACAGATTCGCCAATTTATGCCGTGGtacagagagatagagaggCAAGCAAACCAACCTCAAACAGTTCTTCACTCCGGCTTTTATCCAGCTTTCTTAGGTCTTGTTAATTTGATTAATTCTACTGTGGATCGACTAGAGCAAAGA GTAGAGACTTTGAAGAATCGTTCGGTGTGCGCATGTCCAGAGAGTGTACTGGACGCCACAGAAGTTTTAACAACAAGTTGTCAT gtGATACCCCCTCCTGATGTGATAGCCCCCGAATCTTTGCGAGCTCAAATTTCTAGCGTCATTAGGCTACTCCTTCAAATCATCAGCGACCTCCATTTAAGAAGGGTGCGAGAAACTATATGCAGGAATGTACCAttgtga